Sequence from the Ooceraea biroi isolate clonal line C1 chromosome 5, Obir_v5.4, whole genome shotgun sequence genome:
AAGTTTCATTGGCATTATTACCGGAAAGATTGCgcgtgatataattatatttaacgttCGTCGTTACTGAACATGCTAACTGGATGTCCAATCGCATTTTCGTCGCAGAGGTAATCGTGCGAGAAACGACTGTCACCGTTACTTCAACTTCTGTCGGCTGTCGTATACGGGTGCCTCGTCGAGCACTAAGAAACTGGAACGATTAGATCTATTTCGGTCGGTTACTGGAGCGCTGCCGTAATTCTACGCCCGTGAAAATATTCGGTAGCCGAGAACGTCTCACAATCGTGTGGTCCTCCTTGAAGCAAGATCGCGCAAGACAAATGATCCACGAGCCGCGAATAAATCACAATGTCTGACCTTTCTTCGGCGCACCGATCACTGTCACCAGTTTTCGATACGTCAATTTTCACGCCTACGTGACTCTACGTTCTATGCATGTTTTGCCATCGGCATGTGCACGCATCTGTCTGGCAATACGGCAATATCAATCGTAACTCAAAATAGCGGACGTGCAACGTAACGATTAATTTCCGATACGATCGAGCACGGCGATGACAGATTTATGAGGCGCGACGAGAACACGCGACTCGTTGGAGTCCAGTAAATCTGGTATTTAGTCCTGTGAATATATGAGATACATAAATTGCCGTAAGTGAGACAACGAAAGGAGTGGATGTTTCGCGGATGAGAAACTGGGTATTTATATCTAGAAGAATATTTCCGAAATTTCGAATGAAACAAGCGGCGTAATTCGATACTTGAGTCATGCGGCGTGTCTCAGGAATTCCTTGCCTTACATAATGTTTGAAAGCTTTTCGTTAAAGCAGCCCTAATTGCCGCCCAGCATTGAAGTCTGTGCTAATCACGTCAGCTATTTTCGCGAATGCTGTCGAAAATACCGATTTAGTTCTACGCGGAACGTACAGTCGAACTTCGAGAGCTGGAGGCGCCGACTATTTTTGGAGAAACGCCCACGTTTCGCAAGCACATCGTTCACGTCTCTATAACGTTCTCTATTTGTTGTAACTCGTGATGAActcgtattttcttttttttctaatcaTACCCTCTCACGTCACAGTCCGTTTTCCAGTAACACGATGGTAATTTATTCATTCCCGGATAAGTCTCACTTATTCAAAAGGAATTCCAGTCAGCATTCTAAACGAAAAGCTTTATTTTCTGATTTTCTGATATTACTGGAGATGCGTCACGAATCTGAGGAACTAACATGATAACGTGAtcgagtaaaataaataaacgagatTCGAGATAGGAACGCACGTAAGACCTGATGTATTTATTTCGGCGACTTCAAGTGAGCACAGCTCGGTGACAATGACAATGTAAATTGTAGCTATAGAAATGtacgtgaaataaatattacattacattctgAAAGTGTTCGTTGCTAGTTATCtacgaaaaaatataattagagTAACATGAATAGTTATTTTTAGTGGGCAGCCGGTTTCCATGGCGAGAAATCGAAATCGAAATGTGGGGTAAGCTTTTCAAATCTTGTCTATCTGCCGTGGACATACTTTTGAATAATTTGGATCGCAGAAATCGGTCACTAAATATTCACAAGCGAGTTGCATGTCTCCACACAGGGGTACCTAGATTgtagaaaatgtaataaatgatGGTGGGAACTGGCGAGCTTCGTGTGAGGTGTCCTGGCGATTTTGGATCCCCTGAATGCATCCGCTTTTTGACGTGTCTCTTCTTTGTTCTTCAGCCCTAAAATACGATTGtatttaagatatttaaataaaaaataggattTCTCATTTCGCTAATCTACGTTATTGATTTACATTATTGATTTGGTAGTAATAAAACGCAACATGCAGGAAACTGATACATCAAAAGATAAAGTGAAGGAAATAATAGGATTGCGCTTTTCTTCGGAGATTTCAACGACCAATGTAACAATGCCCTCTTCAATCTCATAATCTTACTCTGATTCACGTAGCATCAATCTTACAATGGcgaagtataaatataatcacGCAATTCAAATACTTGATCAAGGAGGAAAGATTCCATTATCATACCACGACATACCACAGTTTATGctcataatattaaaacaagaattaaagaataataattttaaaaaataattaaaaattatattaaaagaatatgtGTGCAGGTAATCCAGGACATGCGCTACGAGAATCAATCAATTCCAAACGCATTCGCCGATGTGCGAAATAAACTCACCATGATGAGGAATGTCTGCCGTGTTTAAAAGAACAATCCCGAGTATAATACCCAAAGCGAGATTAATAGAAGGATAAGAATGAGGTATGTCATCAAAAGGTTCTGCGTCTCGTGACCTGTTTGCGGCATTTTTTCGTCGATGTGGACTGCACACTCTGTTATtcatatgatatttattactcACTAAATGCACTATTATCCGATAAATTTTCCCTGCTTTTATTCCTGATGGATCGAAAATCGATCGAGCGTTCTTTCACAATCAAGATGAGTTTATGCATCAACATTGCAGGGCAATAATAATTAGTTTTCGGACCAATTTTCTGTCGGTTTATGTAATCACAATAACATGATTTTACAATATCTgtcgttaatatttttaataataatatcattccAACTGATCGATCTTCGTTCAAGGAATAATCTTCGCTGGGCAATACTCACGAACGCTTGAATTATCACAAACTAAATGCGAACgttcgaaattaaaattctgcctCGTACAATGCTTAGacttttatttgcaattacaAGCGTTATCGTATGAAAGCACTTGTGGACCTCGTGTTGTAGGGATCACTCCGGGATCCGGGGACACGTTCCTCGCCACTTTACGTGCGATCGTAGACTAGATCACGCGGCCCAGGATCTGCACACTCGGACCCCCCTTAATCCCGAAATTCCTCCAGGAACCGCATCAACACCCCCACCCGTTCGTGCACACGTACATGTCGCACCTTACCGCGAAACATCTTCTGCCCCAGGATTGGTAGAAAACGAGATCCCACCAACGCGACGAGCGTTGCTCACAGACAGCAACTCGGAGAGTTCCGCTACCTCGAGTTATATTAAGGCATTGCGGATGTTATAGGCGCAACTTCCTGAAAAACGCGGCTAGATCAGCCCCGGATAAGCGCCGAGGTAAGTAATGAAGATAAGTAATAGCAGGTTCAAGATCGTTGTGGAATTAATATGTGCCGGTCCATTAAGCACGATTGGAAACTGCAAGGTGCATCGTGTTATTCTGAAACTCGTTCGAGCTGACTGCCCGGactgctcgcgcgcgattaagcTTTCACTCTTCGGCCGATGTGTGCCAATATGGAAGGCCGTCCATCATTTTTGAGCTCCGGTCTAAATTTAACTCATTTAGACAAACATCAATCTCAATAGACAATATACGGAACTTCCGACCTAAACTCCAGCTGTGCGTTACGTAACGCATCTTCCTACGCGAGAAAGACATGTACCAGACACTCCTGTTTTGCTAATTTGCGAACTACGCCTTCAGTGAAAGCCGACAAAGATGTTGTCGGTGATATGCTGCTGTTTGAGCCGGTagaattcaaaaattgttagcAGCTAGATtctttaacttttttatttattgcgttaatttaattatcgatatCTGTAATCGAGGTGATTAATCGCTTAGCAGTTCCTAATAATAATTGACTAATAAAATCGTAGagttgtttaattataatttatttgtcgAATACATAAGATGCCGTGTGTTAGCAATGATATTTACACTGTACATAATAatgttgtaataataattgattgcTTGGTAACTACGGAATTTTATGAACTTTCGATAGCGAGAATGTACGTAATAAATTTGTTCTTGCATGTAATACTGTTACATAGGCACGCGAATATGGCTGCATTCAAAGCTATAACTTTGGACATGATATGACACGATTCACGTTACGAAAATAGTAAAGCGAAACTTTTATTACGGTTTAATTAACGACACTCACGCGTCACATAAAACTTGCGACGTATGTttcgtattacattttatgttgcatatattttatacgttttttatatgtacaattaaCAATAAACCAATTGTTCTTTCTTAGCAAAGcaagttcttttataatttcgctttaatatctttaaatacTCTCGACACAAAATTCcaatatacatttaaaacagaataatttaaaaaataaagagttttttgatataattacatacttgtaaatattaaaaatattatgtaaatattgaGGAAATGATAACGTTCTAACTAAActaaaattaatgcaaaacaaattttatgcaTCATTATTTCGAACTATAAGAAAATGAGGACTAAAATATGCGTATTTAATATGTATCGCGAGATAAGTACAGATTAAATAcgtacataatattaaatatatctgcatatttttatttaatgcatatttaatatatatgtatattaaatcaCAGGTTGGACATCATTATGTCTATCCCGtcaaattttacgaaataatttatatctttatggGCTAGTTTGTGCagttttatatcttaattttgATCGCTTATACATACTGAGCTAGTAAAGTTAATTTATCATgactttatatatacatataaaattaaaatatattttaacgtacgtaaataaataaaatgtatcagcatgtacgtaaaattatattaatatcgatcagtaatgtatatataaaatcattttatacatattgctATAAAAAATACGAGGTAGTACAAAAGAGCTTCATTTGTATgaactataataaaatcccCTTCAAAACGCTCTTCAAGAAATTATCATCTGTCGAAATCTCGattagtttatatataaatttatgaaaaatgcaatgataattattcattGTGAATTCTGTCTGGTTTGTTTATATCACATCGGTTTGAGATAGATAAAAAATCTCCCATTAGCACATCCGTATCGCGTCTATCTATTCCCGTTAATACCAACACGAGTATGTGGTTTAAGCCAAGGAAAATCCTAACACATCTTCCAGCGAGTAGTCAAACAGTCTTAAATCCAGTTTGTACAGATCCGCCAGCTTACGAAGCTGCTTGTAGCTTAAAGTGGAGTAGTACTTGTCCAGTTTTCTCGATGTCGGTTCGCTGCTGGGCGGCTTAGTTGGGAAACTGCACAGATCACGATTGTATTTTCATTGCAACGTGTAGGACGTTTTGCGAGTCTGATTCTGTTGGTATTATTGTTCTCTGTTATCATATGCTCACCTAACAGACGTAACGCCTATCCGTTCAAGAATTTCCGTGGCGTCCTCGACCAAACTCTCATACTTGCTCACGAGATTATAATTAACTACACATGGCTGGCACAACTCGTTTATCGGTCTCCAATGTTCATTACGTGTTCCATTCTCGGAGTCGTCAGTCACAAAGTCAACAAACTCTCGAAATGTCACGTCATCACCATTCTTCAAGGATTCCAAGGTTGCATTTTGtctatatttctataaataagaatattgtTAAATGATTATTGATGACTGATagttttattcaattattaaaattaatcagtAGCCACACGCAGCCAATTCATGCATATTTTTGTATagattgcatatataaaattgtataataaattatataatacaaaaataatttgtattatacaatgaaaatataattatatttctttaaagtataattatatatcttcaCAATTACATATTagattttaaagaattagCAGAATCGTTTCTTACCTTGATGATTTTCTTGCCGAAACGGCTTTGGaagtattttgcacttttctcATGCTTAGGCTCCAGCTTATTCCGATAGGCCGACAGAAGTCTCTCCAAAGGATGTCGCACAACAATCAGCTTATCGTACGTCGCCAACTTCTTCTCTATGTCTGGCAGCGTGTAATTACTCAATCGTTGAAAGGTGCCCGGAGAATGAGCTTGGTCGGCTGGTATTTCTAAAGGATCGTTGCCGGCCCATTTTCCCGTCACGATCATTAACACGCGCTTCCAATTTGTGCAAGCAacctgttaaataaaatacgtaaGAACGTAagaatgatttaatattttccctCGCATGTATTAGAGCAGATATTTAATCGGTAATTTCATCATTCTGGTTATTAGCatagctattattattaatgataatatagcTATtctggattattatttcaagcaCAATACAACATATTTTGAACCTTGGGAACGTAACAGTAGAGCAATTCATGCAAGTCGTCCACGAGGATATTTCTAAACGACTCTGGATTGAACGCGCCGACGTTGACCTCGTTACTTTCGAGCTCACAACTATATTGCAACCTTTCCTGTCGCTCCACCAAGACCGACCTGGCCAACGCATTTGGCCCTGTCCAGGaataaatgtatttgtttCTCTCGGACGGTTTCTTCTCTCCTTCATCTGCGGAGATGTTCATGTTTCTGCTCGCGTCGGCGTTTTGCCATAAGatgataatgaataaaattatcctCTCCACTCGACATGTCATCGTTTATCTTTGTCCACTGCAGGCATTGAACTTCCTCGCAAAATATCCTACTGTCCTTGATAAAACTTGATTCTGCTGAAATATGTGTAATACGACTTACTTGACAATAACGATTTTCTATTCCGCTAAAACAAAACCAACAGtcttataaattaaactttgatATCTCCTTGTACACTacatctaataataaaatatcgtaatgTAACGTTATTAAAACACCGAGTTAGTGATTAAGCAAACATCGACAAAAATGAATTACATATTCAATCAGCGCATACATAATCTAACAagataattaatgcaattcatatttatataatgaataGGATAAGAACTACAAAAATAGGAATTCCGatcgttatataatatttaattatacatttacacGTGTaaacaaaaggaaaatattctaatttatgtattatgtattatttatttattaaaataagagaaatttttgaaataattgatgtaaatcagttatttattttccatatgaaaagaagaaagatctGGTCAGCGGAATTGCAGTTTCCGTTCTCGCTATCGCTATGATACCTTCATAAAATGCCACGCAGAAATAACAAGcctataaaaatgatatactATACTAATCGGTAAGCGTAAGTAGGTGGTTATACTGTGTTCGATACTATCGATACGGACACGAAAACCTGGTTTACTTAGGACTGGCAATGACGTACATATTAGCCAGAATCAGTTTGATGTTTATTTCTGATAACTATTTTCTCAAACCGGTTTCATGAGTAGTTCTTGTTATTTTCACAacttctaatatttttattcataataatacattatataataactattttGAACACTTTTATACATGGTTTGTTACTTAACTAGTTACTTATATAACAAAAGTCTGTTGCATGCAAAAGTTTGTTTTATACcttttctgttcttttttgTATCTTCGTTTGTATTAGTAAGTTATCGCGGTTTCTTTTCCTCAATACAGACAGAATAAAGAATGAACGGTAACGTAACTTTCTAGGCCAATGTTACGGTCATAGCACAAAGAATATATACGTAAGAGTATAATCATACTACAATGCAGATAAATATCTGTTTCCTCGAGAATAATGTGTAgacatattcaaatatttatgaaaggCGTATTACAAAAGTAGATCTGTATCTAATAAACATTGTTATATGTAAacattttccaaatttattcCTTTTACAAGGAGTTTGATTAAAGACGTAGATTTTTCTAAtggttaattattatataataatatacaataatctTTAACAACACATTGGAATATTAAATCCGGGCTTCTTGTGTTCTTCAGTTATGTAATATTGATatcctatttatataaaaatggtCACTGATATGTGATATGTGATAAGCgtatttgatataataaatcatcaCCTTTATCAAGAAAGCGAAGTACATTCGCGATATTTGATATTCGCGTGGCGTAAGGGCAAAAACCCGTATGGATTATGACATATTTTTACGTAAGCTAAAGTGACGAAAGACAGAAAAAAGTAATCAGGGCAACGACTTAAATTGACTGGAACAAAGTAGAAAAGAATGCGTGTGCCATAACGAAAATCAATGAAATATTCGGCCGTCATATTCAAATTCGTGATGACGTGAAGCGATGATTGCGCCGTAAGATTTTTACAATGATGCGCGCTGTTACGTAACAAGAATTTGGATTGAATAAAACACTAATCTAATCATGCCATATGGCATGACAACTCATTTAACACGTCCTTGAACATAGATTTGATACAATCATATGAACGCAAAGTCACATTAGCTCAATAATCGCTAATTCAAGTCAGTCTAGAGAAATTTATCAGTCGGATCGGTCTAGCGATAACATCATGCACAACATCATTAATGATACAGTCAGTCGTCCAAAAGGCGATTCCGTCCAATAAGATTGATCGATTCATAGCCACGACTTCTTGTTTGTTCAGTACTATAATCGCAAGGAAATTGCAACATGCACCTCGCATTAGAGCGACATGTGACAACTCTATCAGTTTCCACAAAGTACTCGCACGTGAACGTGGATCCTTGGAACCGAAACGAAAGCGTTGGTGTTGAACATTCCGTGAGACTTTGATCTTCGACTTTGAAAGCAACGGTACGTCACCAAACGATCATAAAGCAGATGTACGTCGTCAAACGATCATAGTGACAAGCAGTGCCGGtccgaaaaaagaaattcgcaAAAACGCTTCATGAAAGCAGAAACACACTTACGTTTCaccgttttcgaaaacttGAAGAAACTTGGAGGAGCAGAATGCTGATGATGCAGAGTGAACCAAGTTTTTGAACTCGACAATGCGGATATCGTGCGAATACCGTGGAAATACGAGCGGTCAAACAGCCGATGCAAGTAGCCGGCGATCGTCTTAGGTCGCCTGGAAGACCCTCAGGAACGTAGCGAAGATCATGTCGGTGTATAAAGTGAAAGAACGCTGCGCGCGCCTCCACTCTCTGgttctcgttctctttttgACCGTCCTGAATCGGTCCGTCCTCCTTCGACCTGGGTCCACGAAGCGACTCCTTACTACTTGCCCCACCTATGGCTTTAACTTTTCCATGTGTATCCATATATACATATCCGGTGTACGAAAGATTACGTATTTGATTTCTTCAGCATGtacacatgtgtgtgtgtgtgtgtgtgtgtgtgtgtgtgtgtgtgtgtgtgtaatatatatatatatatatatacacatatgtcTGAAGAAACCAAAGGCCCACATATGAGGAAAGGCACTAAAAACAGACATATTTTCCCATTTCAATAAGCTGCAGAAAATATTACAAGGTCAATGCAGACCTTTTGTAATTAATCAATGAATTTTTTGCTGCATTCAAAATCAGTTTCAAATCAGTTTATGCAaacatttgcataatttaccTGTACGAACACTGCGCATTCTACAGTTTTGCACTTTTATATCGAGACTGTAAAAGGCCAACTCTGTAACAGCTCACTTGTACTTCGCGAAATGATGTATAATTGACGATTCCGTTGAAGCCTTTTCATTCTACCTTGCTTTCACTTTTGTGACATACATGCCAATTCTTCTTGTGTTCTCTCCGGTGTACGAAGGATTACGTATgcgatgcaagtaattttttgttacgtaatttacatgaatttatataatcacccttatataatctttatatatatttatttatttattttcttaatggtaatatataataatcatatattggTTTTTTTATCCTTTATCGCATCTTGTTggatattgtataatataaaatttcagattttccgatagattttctaaaaacaggaatatctgaaataatcAACGtacaatttcagaaatattgaagaaatCAGAAAACACTGTTTTATTGCTATTTAGAGAAGCTTGATTATTGAACTAATCCAGTTCGAAAAGTCTGAAATTACTTATTGCACAATCCAAtatgtaaaacaaaa
This genomic interval carries:
- the LOC105286485 gene encoding carbohydrate sulfotransferase 11, which produces MTCRVERIILFIIILWQNADASRNMNISADEGEKKPSERNKYIYSWTGPNALARSVLVERQERLQYSCELESNEVNVGAFNPESFRNILVDDLHELLYCYVPKVACTNWKRVLMIVTGKWAGNDPLEIPADQAHSPGTFQRLSNYTLPDIEKKLATYDKLIVVRHPLERLLSAYRNKLEPKHEKSAKYFQSRFGKKIIKKYRQNATLESLKNGDDVTFREFVDFVTDDSENGTRNEHWRPINELCQPCVVNYNLVSKYESLVEDATEILERIGVTSVSFPTKPPSSEPTSRKLDKYYSTLSYKQLRKLADLYKLDLRLFDYSLEDVLGFSLA